The proteins below come from a single Burkholderia contaminans genomic window:
- the rarD gene encoding EamA family transporter RarD, whose translation MTGYPEAGRGLVLSVMASTLFALMSAYAKLLAPLTGLDIFAWRVLWTAPGAVALIALRGRWPALVDLVRRSVRDWRLLIALPVSAGLLGAQLWLFLWAPLHGRMLEVSLGYFLLPLTMVLVGRFYYHERLDPLQWAAVACAALGVAHEVWATRAFAWPTLVVALGYPPYFVLRRRINADSLAAFAVEIALLCPVAFAMVATSLTQVADHPVLWAALLPGLGVLSTLALASYLKASRMLPMALFGILGYVEPVLLVAVSLLLLGETLSVAKLATYGPIWVAVALTAWHSAILMMRRLPTRG comes from the coding sequence ATGACGGGGTATCCGGAGGCCGGGCGCGGCCTCGTGTTGTCGGTGATGGCATCGACGCTGTTCGCGCTGATGTCCGCCTACGCGAAACTGCTCGCGCCGCTCACGGGGCTCGACATCTTCGCGTGGCGCGTGTTGTGGACCGCACCGGGCGCGGTTGCGCTGATCGCGTTGCGCGGCCGCTGGCCGGCGCTCGTCGACCTCGTTCGGCGCAGCGTGCGCGACTGGCGCCTGCTGATTGCGCTGCCCGTGAGCGCCGGGCTGCTCGGCGCGCAGTTGTGGCTGTTCCTGTGGGCGCCGCTGCACGGCCGCATGCTCGAAGTGTCGCTCGGCTATTTCCTGCTGCCGCTGACGATGGTGCTCGTCGGCCGCTTCTACTATCACGAGCGGCTCGATCCGCTGCAATGGGCGGCGGTCGCGTGCGCCGCGCTCGGCGTCGCGCACGAGGTGTGGGCGACGCGCGCGTTCGCGTGGCCGACGCTCGTCGTCGCGCTCGGCTATCCGCCGTATTTCGTGCTGCGCCGGCGGATCAATGCCGATTCGCTCGCCGCGTTCGCGGTCGAGATCGCGCTGCTGTGCCCGGTCGCGTTCGCGATGGTCGCGACGAGCCTGACGCAGGTGGCCGACCATCCGGTGCTGTGGGCCGCGCTGCTGCCGGGCCTCGGCGTGCTCAGCACGCTCGCGCTCGCGAGCTACCTGAAGGCGAGCCGGATGCTGCCGATGGCGCTGTTCGGGATTCTCGGCTACGTCGAACCCGTGCTGCTCGTCGCGGTGTCGCTGCTGCTGCTCGGCGAGACGCTGAGCGTGGCGAAGCTCGCGACGTACGGGCCGATCTGGGTCGCCGTTGCACTGACCGCGTGGCACAGCGCGATACTGATGATGCGGCGCTTGCCCACGCGCGGATAA
- a CDS encoding acylphosphatase, translating to MSRNELDERIETYYVRVRGVVQGVGFRHATVREAHALKLRGWVANLEDGTVEAMIQGPGAQIDRMLAWLRHGPPAAHVTEVTFEERRTEKRFERFQQQ from the coding sequence ATGAGCCGCAATGAACTGGACGAACGGATCGAGACCTACTACGTGCGGGTGCGCGGCGTCGTGCAGGGCGTCGGCTTCCGTCATGCGACGGTGCGCGAGGCGCATGCGCTGAAGCTGCGCGGCTGGGTCGCGAATCTCGAGGACGGCACCGTCGAGGCGATGATCCAGGGCCCCGGCGCGCAGATCGACCGGATGCTCGCGTGGCTGCGCCACGGGCCGCCGGCCGCGCACGTGACCGAGGTGACGTTCGAGGAACGCCGGACCGAGAAGCGCTTCGAGCGTTTCCAGCAGCAGTAA
- the hpnA gene encoding hopanoid-associated sugar epimerase has protein sequence MTDTSRDLVLVTGASGFVGSAVARIAQQKGYAVRVLVRPTSPRTNVADLDAEIVTGDMRDEASMRAALRGVRYLLHVAADYRLWAPDPDEIERANLEGAVATMRAARAEGVERIVYTSSVATLKVTSAGDPSDENRPLTAEQAIGVYKRSKVLAERAVERMIADEGLPAVIVNPSTPIGPRDVKPTPTGRIIVEAALGKIPAFVDTGLNLVHVDDVAHGHFLALERGRIGERYILGGENLPLQQMLADIAQMTGRKAPTIALPRWPLYPLAVGAEAVAKFTKKEPFVTVDGLRMSKNKMYFTSAKAEQELGYRARPYREGLRDALDWFGSAGYLK, from the coding sequence ATGACTGATACCTCCCGCGATCTCGTTCTCGTCACCGGCGCATCCGGCTTCGTCGGCTCGGCCGTCGCGCGCATTGCGCAGCAGAAAGGCTATGCGGTGCGCGTGCTCGTGCGCCCGACCAGCCCGCGCACGAACGTGGCGGATCTCGACGCCGAGATCGTCACCGGCGACATGCGCGACGAAGCGTCGATGCGCGCCGCGCTACGCGGCGTGCGCTACCTGCTGCACGTGGCAGCCGACTACCGGCTGTGGGCGCCCGATCCCGACGAGATCGAGCGCGCGAACCTCGAAGGGGCGGTCGCGACGATGCGCGCGGCGCGCGCGGAAGGCGTCGAGCGGATCGTCTACACGAGCAGCGTCGCGACGCTGAAGGTGACGAGCGCCGGCGACCCGTCCGACGAAAACCGGCCGCTCACGGCCGAGCAGGCGATCGGCGTGTACAAGCGCAGCAAGGTGCTCGCGGAACGCGCGGTCGAGCGGATGATCGCCGACGAAGGGCTGCCGGCCGTGATCGTCAATCCGTCGACGCCGATCGGCCCGCGCGACGTGAAGCCGACGCCGACCGGCCGCATCATCGTCGAAGCCGCGCTCGGCAAGATTCCCGCGTTCGTCGACACGGGGCTGAACCTCGTGCACGTGGACGACGTCGCGCACGGCCACTTCCTCGCGCTCGAGCGCGGCCGGATCGGCGAGCGCTACATCCTCGGCGGCGAGAACCTGCCGCTGCAGCAGATGCTCGCCGACATCGCGCAGATGACGGGCCGCAAGGCGCCGACGATCGCGCTGCCGCGCTGGCCGCTCTACCCGCTCGCGGTCGGTGCGGAAGCGGTCGCGAAGTTCACGAAGAAGGAGCCGTTCGTCACCGTGGACGGGCTGCGGATGTCGAAGAACAAGATGTATTTCACGTCCGCGAAGGCCGAGCAAGAGCTCGGCTACCGGGCGCGCCCGTACCGTGAAGGGCTGCGCGACGCGCTCGACTGGTTCGGCTCCGCGGGCTACCTGAAGTAA
- a CDS encoding glycosyltransferase, translating into MMLVLAFLVSGLSLMIWIVLLVARGGFWRAVPARPLPPEARGAAAEAGWPAVVAVVPARNEADVIARAATSLLEQDYPGEFHLIIVDDHSDDGTADAARAAALAINRADRLTVLAAKPLPAGWSGKVWAQSQGIAAVQTLGLPADYLLLTDADIGHPPDAVAQLVTRAQAENRDLVSLMVRLRCDSFWEKALIPAFVFFFAKLYPFSWINNPRNRTAGAAGGCMLVKRTALEEAGGIESIRGALIDDCSLAAQIKHRGEGRHPIRLDLADRSVSLRPYDSWRDIWNMIARTAFTQLHYSPLLLAGTLLGMTIIYLVPPAAALAYGARAWPAWLAWASMCAAYAPMLRYYRRSPLWAPALPLVALFYVGATFASAWRYWRGKGGQWKARVQAPVER; encoded by the coding sequence ATGATGCTGGTTCTTGCATTCCTGGTGTCCGGCCTGTCGCTGATGATCTGGATCGTGCTGCTCGTCGCGCGCGGCGGCTTCTGGCGCGCGGTGCCCGCGCGGCCGCTGCCGCCCGAGGCGCGCGGCGCCGCGGCCGAGGCCGGCTGGCCGGCCGTCGTCGCGGTCGTGCCGGCGCGCAACGAGGCCGACGTGATCGCCCGGGCGGCGACTTCGCTGCTCGAGCAGGATTACCCGGGCGAATTTCATCTGATCATTGTCGATGACCACAGCGACGACGGCACCGCCGACGCGGCGCGCGCGGCGGCGCTCGCGATCAACCGCGCCGACCGGCTGACGGTGCTGGCCGCGAAGCCGCTGCCGGCCGGATGGTCGGGCAAGGTGTGGGCGCAGTCGCAGGGGATCGCCGCGGTGCAGACGCTCGGCCTGCCGGCCGACTACCTGCTGCTGACGGATGCCGACATCGGCCATCCGCCCGACGCCGTCGCGCAGCTCGTCACGCGCGCGCAGGCCGAGAACCGCGATCTCGTGTCGCTGATGGTGCGGCTGCGCTGCGATTCGTTCTGGGAGAAGGCGCTGATCCCGGCGTTCGTGTTCTTCTTCGCGAAGCTCTACCCGTTCTCGTGGATCAACAATCCGCGCAACCGGACGGCCGGCGCCGCGGGCGGCTGCATGCTCGTCAAGCGCACGGCGCTCGAGGAAGCGGGCGGCATCGAGTCGATCCGTGGCGCGCTGATCGACGACTGCAGCCTCGCCGCGCAGATCAAGCATCGCGGCGAAGGCCGCCATCCGATCCGGCTCGACCTGGCCGACCGCAGCGTGTCGTTGCGCCCGTACGACAGCTGGCGCGACATCTGGAACATGATCGCGCGCACCGCGTTCACGCAGCTGCACTATTCGCCGCTGCTGCTGGCCGGCACGCTGCTCGGGATGACGATCATCTATCTCGTGCCGCCCGCCGCGGCGCTCGCGTACGGCGCGCGTGCATGGCCGGCGTGGCTCGCATGGGCGTCGATGTGCGCCGCGTATGCACCGATGCTGCGCTACTACCGGCGCTCGCCGCTGTGGGCGCCGGCGCTGCCGCTCGTCGCGCTGTTCTACGTCGGCGCGACGTTCGCGTCCGCGTGGCGCTACTGGCGCGGCAAGGGCGGCCAGTGGAAGGCGCGCGTGCAGGCGCCGGTGGAGCGCTGA
- the ispH gene encoding 4-hydroxy-3-methylbut-2-enyl diphosphate reductase produces MRVILAQPRGFCAGVVRAIEIVDRALQQHGAPVYVRHEIVHNRHVVENLRNKGARFVEELDEVPHGAVAIFSAHGVAQTVERDAETRGLDVLDATCPLVTKVHVQGRQYVAAGRRLILIGHAGHPEVEGTIGQIPAEVILVQSEAEVDTLTLPVDTPVAYITQTTLSVDDTRGIIEALQRRFTDLVGPDTRDICYATQNRQAAVRELSEQVDVLLVVGATNSSNSNRLREIGTESGVPSYLVADGSEVKAEWFANAKTVGLTAGASAPEEMVEDVIGALRALGPVDVTTMAGREEKVEFKLPAKLTQAVAREV; encoded by the coding sequence ATGCGAGTCATCCTTGCCCAGCCCCGCGGCTTTTGTGCGGGGGTTGTCCGTGCGATCGAGATCGTCGATCGCGCGCTGCAACAGCACGGTGCGCCGGTCTATGTGCGTCATGAGATCGTGCATAACCGGCATGTCGTCGAGAATCTGCGTAATAAAGGGGCCCGATTCGTTGAGGAACTCGACGAGGTGCCCCACGGCGCTGTCGCGATCTTCAGCGCGCACGGTGTCGCCCAGACGGTCGAGCGCGACGCGGAAACGCGCGGGCTCGACGTGCTCGACGCGACCTGCCCGCTCGTCACGAAAGTGCACGTGCAAGGCCGCCAGTATGTCGCGGCGGGCCGCCGGCTGATCCTGATCGGCCATGCGGGCCACCCGGAAGTCGAGGGGACGATCGGCCAGATTCCGGCCGAGGTGATCCTCGTGCAGAGCGAAGCCGAAGTCGATACGCTGACGCTGCCCGTCGACACGCCGGTCGCGTACATTACGCAGACCACGCTGTCGGTGGACGATACGCGCGGCATCATCGAAGCGCTGCAGCGCCGGTTCACCGACCTCGTCGGCCCGGACACGCGCGACATCTGCTACGCGACGCAAAATCGCCAGGCCGCCGTGCGCGAGCTGAGCGAACAGGTTGACGTGCTGCTCGTGGTCGGTGCGACGAACAGCTCGAACTCGAACCGCCTGCGCGAGATCGGCACCGAAAGCGGTGTGCCGAGCTACCTCGTCGCCGACGGTTCGGAAGTAAAGGCCGAATGGTTCGCGAATGCGAAGACCGTGGGCCTGACCGCCGGGGCGTCCGCGCCCGAGGAGATGGTCGAAGATGTCATCGGCGCGTTGCGCGCGCTGGGTCCCGTCGACGTCACGACGATGGCGGGCCGTGAGGAAAAAGTCGAATTCAAGCTGCCGGCGAAGCTCACGCAAGCTGTCGCCCGCGAAGTTTAA
- the hpnH gene encoding adenosyl-hopene transferase HpnH: MSIPLLQQVRVGAYITRQHLSGNKRYPLALMLEPLFRCNLACNGCGKIDYPDPILNQRLSVQECLEAVDECGAPIVSIAGGEPLLHKEMPEIVRGIMKRKKFVYLCTNALLMEKKMDDYQPSPYFVWSVHLDGDAQMHDHSVSQEGVYDKAVAAIKEAKRRGFRVNINCTLFNDAIPERVAKFFDTLKPIGVDGITVSPGYAYERAPDQQHFLNRDKTKNLFREILKRGEGGKRWSFSQSSLFLDFLAGNQTYKCTPWGNPARTVFGWQKPCYLVGEGYVKTFKELMEDTNWDNYGVGNYEKCADCMVHCGFEATAVMDTMAHPLKAFAVSRKGIKTDGPFAPDIPIDKQRPAEYVFSRHVEIKLEEIQRAGKGKLQKAAKPAAAA, translated from the coding sequence TTGTCTATTCCGCTGCTCCAGCAAGTCCGCGTCGGCGCGTACATCACGCGCCAACACCTGTCCGGCAACAAACGCTATCCGCTCGCGCTGATGCTCGAGCCGCTGTTCCGCTGCAACCTCGCGTGCAACGGCTGCGGCAAGATCGATTATCCGGACCCCATCCTGAACCAGCGTCTGTCCGTCCAGGAATGCCTGGAAGCGGTCGACGAATGCGGCGCGCCGATCGTGTCGATCGCGGGCGGCGAGCCGCTGCTGCACAAGGAAATGCCGGAAATCGTCCGCGGCATCATGAAGCGCAAGAAGTTCGTCTACCTCTGCACGAATGCGCTGCTGATGGAAAAGAAGATGGACGACTACCAGCCGAGCCCGTATTTCGTCTGGTCGGTCCACCTCGACGGCGACGCGCAGATGCACGATCACTCGGTGTCGCAGGAAGGCGTGTACGACAAGGCGGTCGCGGCCATCAAGGAAGCGAAGCGCCGCGGCTTCCGCGTGAACATCAACTGCACGCTGTTCAACGATGCGATCCCCGAGCGCGTCGCGAAGTTCTTCGATACGTTGAAGCCGATCGGCGTCGACGGCATCACCGTGTCGCCGGGCTACGCGTACGAGCGCGCGCCGGATCAGCAGCACTTCCTGAACCGCGACAAGACGAAGAACCTGTTCCGCGAAATCCTGAAGCGCGGCGAAGGCGGCAAGCGCTGGTCGTTCAGCCAGTCGTCGCTGTTCCTCGACTTCCTGGCCGGCAACCAGACGTACAAGTGCACGCCGTGGGGCAACCCGGCGCGTACGGTGTTCGGCTGGCAGAAGCCGTGCTACCTGGTCGGCGAAGGTTACGTGAAGACCTTCAAGGAACTGATGGAAGACACGAACTGGGACAACTACGGCGTCGGCAACTACGAGAAGTGCGCGGACTGCATGGTCCACTGCGGCTTCGAGGCAACTGCCGTGATGGACACGATGGCGCATCCGCTGAAGGCGTTCGCCGTGAGCCGCAAGGGCATCAAGACCGACGGCCCGTTCGCTCCGGACATTCCGATCGACAAGCAGCGCCCGGCCGAGTACGTGTTCTCGCGCCACGTCGAGATCAAGCTCGAGGAAATCCAGCGCGCCGGCAAGGGCAAGCTGCAGAAGGCGGCGAAGCCGGCAGCCGCAGCCTGA
- a CDS encoding DOPA 4,5-dioxygenase family protein codes for MAALDITAIHSWHAHVYFDAVSRDAAWTFRQVVDERFGAVIELGRFHERLVGPHPAWSYQIAFDAARFDDIVPWLVLNHGALDIFLHPNTNDELRDHRDCAVWIGKSYQLNLDALAG; via the coding sequence ATGGCTGCCCTCGACATCACCGCCATCCACAGTTGGCACGCGCACGTCTATTTCGATGCGGTGAGCCGCGACGCGGCCTGGACGTTTCGCCAGGTCGTCGACGAACGGTTCGGCGCGGTCATCGAACTCGGCCGCTTTCACGAACGCCTCGTCGGCCCGCACCCGGCATGGTCGTACCAGATCGCGTTCGACGCCGCGCGCTTCGATGACATCGTGCCGTGGCTCGTGCTGAACCACGGGGCGCTCGACATCTTCCTGCATCCGAATACGAACGACGAACTGCGCGACCATCGCGATTGCGCGGTGTGGATCGGGAAGTCGTATCAGCTGAATCTCGACGCGCTGGCCGGATAA
- a CDS encoding nuclear transport factor 2 family protein yields the protein MSHAHADARHIYEGWHAAVVARDVDALMALYADDAILETPLIVVTLPDHGSGVLHGKAAIGAFFAASLGNPGNKLGRWYRTGLFFSNGRQLTWEYPRATPDGDQVDLVEVMDLRDGLIAHHRVYWGWAGFLALRAATPAPDRA from the coding sequence ATGTCACACGCCCACGCCGATGCCCGGCACATTTACGAAGGCTGGCACGCGGCCGTCGTCGCGCGCGACGTCGATGCGCTGATGGCGCTGTATGCCGACGACGCGATACTCGAAACGCCGCTGATCGTCGTCACGCTGCCCGATCACGGCTCCGGCGTGCTGCACGGCAAGGCCGCGATCGGCGCATTCTTCGCGGCGAGCCTGGGCAATCCGGGCAACAAGCTCGGGCGCTGGTATCGCACCGGGCTGTTCTTCTCGAACGGCCGCCAGCTCACGTGGGAATATCCGCGCGCCACGCCGGACGGCGACCAGGTCGATCTCGTCGAAGTGATGGATCTGCGCGACGGGCTGATCGCGCATCATCGCGTGTACTGGGGATGGGCCGGCTTTCTCGCGCTGCGCGCCGCCACGCCGGCGCCCGACCGCGCATGA
- a CDS encoding MFS transporter — MTGAAPNRAAARRVLAATGVSYTLVLLDASIVNVALTDIAHTFGSRVAGLQWIVNAYTLAFASLLMTGGTLGDRLGDRDVYIAGLAVFVAASALCGVAPSLPALAVARALQGVGSAMLVPCSLALLNRAFPEPAARASAISLWMGCGGIAMASGPLIGGLLIHLFGWRSLFFVNLPLGLAGIRLGRSVVRAAAGDASRHVDWGGQATAIVAIAALIGTLIEGPSLGWRSAPIIGGAVTSVVAWSAFIAIEARRREPMLPLAFFRNRLFAGSTFVSMASAFVFYGLLFVLSLFYRQVRGASPLDTGLAFLPMTAMVALGGLCSGRLVARFGARGTMCAAFGLYAGGALGMTGIGATTPAWLAVAPMLAIGFASGFISPAATSPALGTVDRRRAGVAAAALNAARQSGSALGVAIFGACIATLQPFPAAMRVALGIATGLSALAAATWWITARPSRAPGEPAAQLQTATRR, encoded by the coding sequence ATGACGGGCGCCGCACCGAACCGCGCCGCGGCCCGCCGCGTGCTCGCCGCGACCGGCGTGAGCTACACGCTCGTGCTGCTCGACGCGTCCATCGTCAACGTCGCGCTCACCGACATCGCCCATACGTTCGGCAGCCGCGTAGCCGGGCTGCAGTGGATCGTGAACGCGTACACGCTCGCGTTCGCGAGCCTGCTGATGACCGGCGGCACACTCGGCGACCGGCTCGGCGATCGCGACGTCTATATCGCCGGGCTCGCGGTATTCGTCGCCGCGTCGGCGCTATGCGGCGTCGCGCCGAGCCTCCCGGCGCTTGCAGTCGCCCGCGCGCTGCAAGGCGTCGGCAGCGCGATGCTGGTGCCCTGCTCGCTCGCGCTGCTCAATCGCGCCTTCCCCGAGCCGGCCGCACGCGCGTCGGCGATCAGCCTGTGGATGGGCTGCGGCGGCATCGCGATGGCGTCGGGCCCGCTGATCGGCGGCCTGCTGATCCATCTGTTCGGATGGCGCAGCCTCTTCTTCGTGAACCTGCCGCTCGGGCTGGCCGGCATCCGGCTCGGCCGCTCGGTCGTGCGCGCTGCCGCGGGCGACGCATCGCGGCATGTCGACTGGGGCGGTCAGGCTACGGCCATCGTCGCGATCGCGGCGCTGATCGGCACGCTGATCGAAGGCCCGTCGCTCGGCTGGCGCTCGGCGCCGATCATCGGCGGCGCGGTGACGAGCGTCGTCGCGTGGAGCGCGTTCATCGCGATCGAAGCGCGGCGCCGCGAACCGATGCTGCCGCTCGCGTTCTTCCGCAACCGGCTGTTCGCCGGATCGACGTTCGTGTCGATGGCGTCGGCGTTCGTGTTCTACGGGTTGCTGTTCGTGCTCAGCCTGTTCTATCGGCAGGTCCGCGGCGCGAGCCCGCTCGATACGGGGCTCGCGTTCCTGCCGATGACCGCGATGGTCGCGCTCGGCGGTCTGTGTTCGGGCAGGCTGGTTGCTCGCTTCGGCGCGCGCGGCACGATGTGCGCGGCGTTTGGGCTCTATGCGGGCGGCGCGCTCGGCATGACGGGCATCGGTGCGACGACACCCGCGTGGCTCGCCGTCGCGCCGATGCTCGCGATCGGCTTCGCATCGGGATTCATCTCGCCGGCCGCGACGTCGCCGGCGCTCGGGACGGTCGACCGGCGCCGCGCCGGCGTGGCGGCGGCCGCGCTGAACGCGGCGCGGCAAAGTGGATCGGCGCTTGGGGTGGCGATCTTCGGCGCGTGCATCGCGACGCTGCAGCCGTTTCCGGCGGCGATGCGGGTGGCGCTCGGCATCGCGACAGGATTGTCGGCACTCGCCGCCGCGACGTGGTGGATCACGGCGCGGCCGTCACGGGCACCCGGCGAACCGGCTGCGCAGCTACAAACCGCCACGCGTCGGTGA
- the trhA gene encoding PAQR family membrane homeostasis protein TrhA: MHVGERFNSISHLVGAVLSVVGLVALVTMGALEGDPYKVVSFSVYGAMLILLYAISTLYHSVRNPRLKAILQKCDHSAIYLLIAGSYTPFTLVTLRGPWGWSLFGVSWGLAVFGIVQELTLGRRTRLLSMILYVAMGWLALVAVRPLIHALPPVGTAWLVAGGLIYSAGIYFFINDERIRHGHGIWHLFVLAGSLCQFVSVAMYVA, from the coding sequence GTGCATGTCGGTGAGCGTTTCAACAGCATTTCCCATCTCGTCGGCGCGGTGCTGTCGGTGGTCGGTCTCGTGGCGCTCGTCACGATGGGCGCGCTCGAAGGCGATCCCTACAAAGTGGTGAGCTTCAGCGTGTATGGCGCGATGCTGATCCTGCTCTATGCCATCTCGACGCTGTACCACAGCGTGCGCAATCCGCGCCTGAAGGCGATCCTGCAGAAGTGCGACCACTCGGCGATCTACCTGCTGATTGCCGGCAGCTACACGCCGTTCACGCTGGTCACGCTGCGCGGCCCGTGGGGCTGGTCGCTGTTCGGCGTGAGCTGGGGGCTCGCCGTGTTCGGGATCGTGCAGGAGTTGACGCTCGGGCGGCGCACGCGCCTGTTGTCGATGATCCTGTACGTGGCGATGGGCTGGCTCGCGCTGGTCGCGGTGCGCCCGTTGATCCATGCGCTGCCGCCGGTCGGTACCGCTTGGCTCGTGGCCGGCGGGTTGATCTACAGCGCGGGGATCTACTTCTTCATCAACGACGAACGCATCCGCCATGGGCACGGCATCTGGCATCTGTTCGTGCTGGCCGGGAGCCTGTGCCAGTTCGTCAGTGTCGCGATGTATGTCGCGTGA
- a CDS encoding YbdD/YjiX family protein — MFSDLGSDLRSAGRYLGQALRLMVGLPDYDTYVAHMRATHPDREPMTYEEFFRERQNARYGSGAGKCC, encoded by the coding sequence ATGTTCAGCGATCTTGGCAGCGACCTGCGCAGCGCGGGGCGTTACCTCGGGCAGGCGTTGCGGCTGATGGTCGGCCTGCCCGACTACGACACCTACGTCGCGCACATGCGCGCGACCCATCCGGACCGCGAGCCGATGACGTATGAGGAATTCTTCCGCGAGCGTCAGAATGCGCGGTACGGGTCGGGAGCGGGGAAGTGCTGTTGA
- a CDS encoding carbon starvation CstA family protein, whose amino-acid sequence MNRASSTLLWIAVALLGAFAFGTIALAHGERVSALWIVIAAVCVYLIAYRFYSRFIASKVMQLDGLRMTPAVKYNDGLDYVPTNKYVLFGHHFAAIAGAGPLVGPVLAAQMGYTPGMLWILAGVVFAGAVQDFIVLFISTRRDGRSLGDLVKMELGTVPGVIALFGAFLIMVIILAVLALIVVKALTNSPWGTFTVAATIPIALFMGVYTRYIRPGRIGEVSIIGFVLLMASIAFGQHVHDSPTLAAWFTFTGTQLTWILIGYGFVASVLPVWLLLAPRDYLSTFLKIGTILGLAIGILVVAPELKMPALTKFVDGTGPVWSGNLFPFLFITIACGAVSGFHALISSGTTPKLIDNETNARFIGYGAMLMESFVAIMALVAACVIEPGIYFAMNAPAAVLGSTPEAVANTVTQWGFVLTPDMLTQTAKAVGETTIIARAGGAPTLAVGMAHILHQVIGGEAMMAFWYHFAILFEALFILTAVDAGTRAGRFMLQDLLGTFHPALKRTESLPANLVATALCVAAWGYFLYQGVVDPLGGINTLWPLFGISNQMLAAIALVLGTVVLFKMKRERYAWVTIVPTAWLLICTLTAGWQKIFDANPKVSFLAHAAKLQAAVDEGKVLAPAKSIAQMKRIIFNDYIDAALAGLFIFVVVAIAVYGVIAVLRARRESKPTVRETPYEAMPAAQALGSGR is encoded by the coding sequence ATGAATCGGGCTTCCAGTACCCTGCTATGGATCGCGGTCGCGCTGCTCGGCGCGTTCGCGTTCGGCACGATCGCACTCGCACACGGCGAGCGCGTCAGTGCCCTCTGGATCGTGATCGCCGCAGTCTGCGTGTATCTGATCGCGTATCGCTTCTACAGCCGTTTCATCGCCAGCAAGGTCATGCAGCTCGACGGGCTGCGGATGACGCCGGCCGTCAAGTACAACGACGGCCTCGACTACGTGCCGACCAACAAGTACGTGCTGTTCGGCCATCACTTCGCCGCGATCGCCGGCGCCGGGCCGCTGGTCGGCCCCGTGCTCGCCGCGCAGATGGGCTACACGCCCGGCATGCTGTGGATCCTGGCCGGCGTCGTGTTCGCCGGCGCGGTGCAGGACTTCATCGTGCTGTTCATCTCGACGCGCCGCGACGGCCGCTCGCTCGGCGATCTCGTCAAGATGGAGCTCGGCACGGTGCCCGGCGTGATCGCGCTGTTCGGCGCGTTCCTGATCATGGTGATCATCCTCGCGGTGCTCGCGCTGATCGTCGTGAAGGCGCTGACGAATTCGCCGTGGGGCACGTTCACCGTCGCCGCGACGATTCCGATCGCGCTGTTCATGGGCGTCTACACGCGCTACATCCGTCCGGGCCGCATCGGCGAAGTGTCGATCATCGGCTTCGTGCTGCTGATGGCATCGATCGCGTTCGGCCAGCACGTGCACGATTCGCCGACGCTCGCCGCGTGGTTCACGTTCACGGGCACGCAGCTCACGTGGATCCTGATCGGCTACGGCTTCGTCGCCTCGGTGCTGCCGGTGTGGCTGCTGCTCGCACCGCGCGACTACCTGTCGACCTTCCTGAAGATCGGCACGATCCTCGGCCTCGCGATCGGCATCCTGGTCGTCGCGCCGGAACTGAAGATGCCCGCGCTGACGAAGTTCGTCGACGGCACGGGCCCCGTGTGGTCGGGCAACCTGTTCCCGTTCCTGTTCATCACGATCGCGTGCGGTGCGGTGTCTGGCTTCCACGCGCTGATCTCGTCCGGCACGACGCCGAAGCTGATCGACAACGAAACCAACGCGCGCTTCATCGGCTACGGCGCGATGCTGATGGAATCGTTCGTCGCGATCATGGCGCTGGTTGCCGCGTGCGTGATCGAACCGGGCATCTACTTCGCGATGAACGCACCGGCTGCCGTGCTCGGCTCGACGCCGGAAGCGGTGGCCAACACCGTCACGCAATGGGGCTTCGTGCTGACGCCCGACATGCTGACGCAGACCGCGAAGGCCGTCGGCGAAACGACGATCATCGCGCGTGCGGGCGGCGCGCCGACGCTGGCCGTCGGCATGGCGCACATCCTGCACCAGGTGATCGGCGGCGAAGCGATGATGGCGTTCTGGTATCACTTCGCGATCCTGTTCGAGGCGCTGTTCATCCTGACGGCCGTCGACGCCGGCACGCGCGCGGGCCGCTTCATGCTGCAGGACCTGCTCGGCACGTTCCACCCGGCGCTCAAGCGCACCGAGTCGCTGCCCGCGAACCTGGTCGCCACCGCGCTGTGCGTGGCCGCGTGGGGCTACTTCCTGTATCAGGGCGTGGTCGATCCGCTCGGCGGCATCAACACGCTGTGGCCGCTGTTCGGCATCTCGAACCAGATGCTCGCCGCGATCGCGCTGGTGCTCGGCACCGTCGTGCTGTTCAAGATGAAGCGCGAGCGCTACGCATGGGTGACGATCGTGCCGACCGCGTGGCTCCTGATCTGCACGCTGACGGCCGGCTGGCAGAAGATTTTCGACGCGAACCCGAAGGTCAGCTTCCTCGCGCACGCCGCGAAGCTGCAGGCCGCGGTGGACGAAGGCAAGGTGCTCGCGCCGGCGAAGTCGATCGCGCAGATGAAGCGGATCATCTTCAACGACTACATCGATGCGGCGCTGGCCGGGCTGTTCATCTTCGTCGTCGTGGCGATCGCGGTGTACGGCGTGATCGCCGTGCTGCGCGCGCGCCGCGAGTCGAAGCCGACGGTGCGCGAGACGCCGTACGAAGCGATGCCGGCCGCGCAGGCGCTCGGCAGCGGACGTTAA